Proteins encoded by one window of Brachionichthys hirsutus isolate HB-005 unplaced genomic scaffold, CSIRO-AGI_Bhir_v1 contig_1437, whole genome shotgun sequence:
- the LOC137914734 gene encoding transcription factor Sp1-like → MAAAESGGGFGQKRNASSQDSQQPSPLALLAATCSRIDTPGESDSPSEQQNQQQQLEQNQGVFASSPNGWQVIPLSVQASSGCGTVTTDSTGCVTGDASKSRQALASSAAAASTQGQQYVVAQAPSMPGQQVLTAISGMVPNIQYQVIPQFQTVDGQALQLAPAQQDSQAAAQGQQFQIVSSPNGQQIIAATNRAGATGNIITMPGLLQGAIPIQNINLGNSVLQNQPQFLANMPMSLNGNITLLPVSTGTGGAGGDSNGGGDTAANQLIQQSQRPASSGGGTGYMTSASAVTTQSSASYGMTQAQNGNGVMTGAFQQNAVSSLGVPMQPDNRDGQQPQQILIQPQQVIQGGAHLQTIQAGAGSQVFTAPTLSQEGLQNLQFMPNTGPILLRTVAPNGQVSWQTIQIQSPTGPQITLAPMQSLPQLGQAQGAAGGVAVNTVQIPGIQTINLNTLGASGLQMHQLQTVPITIANSGGEQALQTGGESLDDSAALDEEDISPPPQGRRNRREACTCPFCKDGEGRDPTKKKQHMCHVPGCGKIYGKTSHLRAHLRWHTGERPFVCGWSFCGKRFTRSDELQRHKRTHTGEKKFACPECPKRFMRSDHLSKHIKTHTNKKVTNTTGSTDATSTPSRIKVEPGAMSANDQHTIVAMETLSAESIARLASSGINMMQVDLHQMNGNNY, encoded by the exons ATGGCGGCTGCGGAGAGCGGCGGAGGCTTCGGTCAAAAGAGAAACGCAAGTTCACAA GATTCGCAGCAGCCATCCCCCCTTGCCTTGCTGGCGGCGACATGCAGTCGAATCGACACTCCGGGCGAGAGCGATTCGccttcagagcagcagaaccagcagcagcagctcgaaCAGAACCAGGGCGTTTTCGCTTCAAGCCCCAACGGCTGGCAGGTCATCCCCCTCAGTGTGCAAGCGTCGTCGGGCTGCGGCACCGTCACCACTGACTCCACAGGTTGCGTGACGGGAGACGCGAGTAAGAGCAGACAAGCGCTGGCATCGTCCGCGGCTGCTGCGAGCACTCAGGGACAACAATACGTGGTGGCGCAGGCCCCGTCGATGCCGGGTCAGCAAGTTCTTACCGCCATATCGGGCATGGTGCCCAACATTCAGTACCAGGTCATCCCACAGTTTCAGACGGTAGATGGCCAGGCACTGCAGTTGGCACCGGCCCAGCAGGATTCACAAGCCGCAGCGCAAGGACAGCAGTTTCAAATCGTGTCCTCTCCTAATGGCCAGCAGATCATCGCTGCAACCAACAGAGCTGGTGCGACAGGAAACATCATAACCATGCCCGGTCTCCTGCAGGGGGCCATCCCCATTCAAAATATAAACCTGGGCAATAGTGTGTTACAAAATCAGCCTCAGTTCCTTGCCAATATGCCCATGTCACTCAATGGAAACATCACTTTGCTGCCTGTCAGCACTGGGACAGGCGGCGCCGGGGGTGACTCAAATGGCGGAGGCGACACGGCGGCCAACCAACTGATACAGCAGTCGCAGCGGCCGGCGTCATCCGGCGGTGGTACGGGCTACATGACGAGTGCGTCCGCTGTCACCACGCAGAGTTCCGCCTCTTACGGAATGACCCAAGCGCAGAACGGCAACGGAGTAATGACGGGAGCGTTCCAGCAGAACGCCGTGTCCTCCCTCGGTGTCCCGATGCAGCCGGACAACAGGGATGGACAGCAGCCACAGCAAATCCTTATCCAGCCTCAGCAGGTTATTCAGGGGGGGGCGCACCTCCAGACCATTCAGGCGGGCGCGGGGAGTCAGGTATTCACAGCGCCGACGCTCAGCCAAGAAGGGCTTCAGAATCTTCAATTTATGCCAAACACGGGCCCTATCCTCCTGCGCACTGTCGCGCCCAACGGCCAGGTGAGCTGGCAGACCATTCAGATCCAGAGTCCAACCGGACCTCAGATCACACTCGCCCCAATGCAGTCTCTGCCCCAACTGGGACAGGCtcagggagctgctggaggagtaGCCGTCAACACCGTCCAGATCCCGGGCATCCAGACGATAAACCTCAACACGCTCGGAGCCTCCGGGTTGCAGATGCACCAGCTGCAGACGGTTCCCATCACCATCGCCAACTCTGGAG GAGAGCAGGCCTTACAGACGGGTGGAGAAAGTTTGGACGATAGCGCTGCTTTAGATGAGGAGGACATAAGCCCACCACCGCAAGGACGACGGAACCGTAGGGAGGCCTGTACCTGCCCGTTCTGCAAGGATGGAGAAGGACG TGATCCAACcaaaaagaagcagcacatGTGTCACGTCCCTGGCTGTGGGAAGATCTACGGCAAGACATCCCACCTCAGAGCACACCTCCGCTGGCACACAGGAGAGCGACCCTTTGTCTGCGGCTGGTCCTTCTGTGGAAAACGATTCACCCGTTCAGATGAGCTCCAGCGCCAtaagaggacacacacag GCGAGAAGAAGTTCGCTTGCCCAGAGTGTCCCAAACGCTTCATGCGCAGCGATCACCTTTCAAAGCACATCAAAACCCACACGAACAAGAAAGTAACCAACACTACAGGTTCCACTGATGCCACTTCCACTCCATCCAGGATAAAAGTTGAACCCGGAGCCATGTCGGCCAATGACCAGCACACCatcgttgccatggaaaccttATCTGCAGAGAGCATAGCTCGATTAGCCAGCAGTGGGATCAACATGATGCAGGTGGACCTTCACCAAATGAATGGCAATAATTACTAA
- the LOC137914729 gene encoding anti-Muellerian hormone type-2 receptor-like has translation MILPTWLLVFPLEFLFIRISSQSSAQKRTCAFQVSGKNKIYSTFGNVSGSTQLCENTLCCVGYYIITDGQPEIDVLACDFAERSCPHVTCKAQTRFKGHAIKCVCNTDLCNSNITLPPGSEVSQLNYSSSGDDTRISTMTVAGALLVLVLCFVIVFAKSQNRFNGKEESQLNYYVAAQLCSFQTAQPSEIDVSSIELQQLVANGNFATVWKGRYQETVVAVKVFPACKKHIFTAEKEVYELPLMKHTGVVHFLGSGRKPNGGSWLIVLQFAEYGSLRSFLSKNSSNWKSSLKLCQSLSQGLSYLHSDLRRHDAHKPPVAHRDLSSSNVLVKADGTCALCDFGYSTILHSLSRHHGKNGTNMLGPTQRGTLRYMSPEILEGSVNLTNSSYLMQGDIYALALLLWEIWMRCIDLFEGGIVPRHLLPYESELGSAVTKESLTLHVCHKDCRPSIPPHWGLSPQGSVLREVLTECWDCDPDARLTAQCVADRLLSLQAGCHKHVNHLHASLSVTSV, from the exons ATGATCCTGCCGACATGGCTGCTCGTTTTTCCTCTGG AATTCCTCTTTATACGTATCTCAAGTCAGTCCTCTGCTCAGAAGAGGACGTGTGCATTCCAAGTaagtggcaaaaacaaaatatacagCACCTTCGGCAACGTGAGTGGGTCGACGCAGCTCTGTGAAAACACCCTCTGCTGTGTGGGCTACTATATCATCACCGATGGCCAGCCAGAGATCGACGTACTTG CTTGCGATTTTGCCGAAAGGTCCTGTCCGCACGTAACCTGCAAGGCACAGACGCGCTTCAAGGGTCATGCCATCAAGTGTGTGTGCAACACAGACCTCTGCAACAGCAACATCACCTTGCCCCCGGGCTCAGAAGTATCGCAGCTGAACTATTCTTCTTCTGGAG ATGACACCAGGATATCGACGATGACTGTGGCCGGAGCTTTGTTAGTCCTGGTCCTGTGCTTTGTGATCGTTTTTGCCAAAAGCCAAAACCGATTTAATGGCAAAG AGGAAAGTCAGCTCAACTATTACGTTGCAGCACAGCTGTGCTCCTTCCAGACAGCACAACCCTCTGAGATTGATGTTTCTAGCATTGAACTGCAGCAG CTTGTGGCAAATGGGAACTTTGCAACTGTTTGGAAAGGCAGATACCAGGAAACTGTGGTGGCTGTGAAAGTTTTCCCCGCGTGCAAGAAACACATATTTACAGCAGAGAAGGAAGTGTATGAGCTACCGCTAATGAAGCATACTGGGGTCGTCCACTTCCTGGGCTCTGGGAGAAAGCCAAATGGAGGAAGTTGGTTGATTGTCCTGCAGTTTGCTGAATAT GGTTCTCTCCGCTCCTTCCTGTCCAAAAACTCCTCTAACTGGAAATCATCTCTGAAGTTGTGCCAGTCTTTATCGCAGGGACTTTCCTATCTTCACTCTGACCTTCGAAGACACG ATGCACATAAACCTCCTGTTGCCCACAGAGACTTAAGCAGCTCCAACGTACTTGTGAAAGCAGATGGTACCTGCGCACTCTGTGATTTTGGATACTCTACCATCTTGCACTCATTATCAAGGCATCATGGGAAAAACGGCACAAATATGCTG GGTCCTACTCAGAGGGGCACGCTACGCTACATGTCGCCTGAGATCCTGGAGGGCTCGGTAAATCTAACAAACTCCAGTTATCTAATGCAAGGAGACATCTATGCTTTGGCACTGCTGCTGTGGGAAATCTGGATGCGttgcattgatttatttgaag GCGGAATCGTTCCACGGCATTTGCTTCCATACGAATCCGAGCTGGGATCCGCTGTAACCAAGGAGAGCCTCACTCTGCATGTGTGCCACAAGGACTGCAGACCCTCCATACCGCCACACTGGGGACTGTCACCACAg GGATCTGTGCTGCGGGAGGTGCTGACCGAGTGTTGGGACTGTGACCCAGATGCCCGACTGACTGCTCAGTGTGTTGCAGACAGATTGCTCTCTCTCCAGGCCGGCTGTCATAAACATGTCAATCATTTGCACGCTTCTCTTTCTGTCACCTCTGTTTAG
- the LOC137914727 gene encoding LOW QUALITY PROTEIN: protein TESPA1-like (The sequence of the model RefSeq protein was modified relative to this genomic sequence to represent the inferred CDS: substituted 2 bases at 2 genomic stop codons), with product MESPSSSVRRRAWINSSRQWHSPEELDPEEPLCSLPSASIADDDVFSDGCTTGKIENWLLGCGSEECSANSEPTLKANHSEEELSLGADASVINVREDEPATGXVEAFNNMKLLTKNVCFXSAHAFELFKCFVCSTSHQALCFPSVNLGHSMASSCPSSSTCTSASSLLEVLQLHSEDAEERLYELGFGCDEPQVTVRVPPRFFTFPSLARGINFRLFLDSQLQRIREEDPSLSLASRFRQVQVLTAMANAFYSLYSHVTRTPLQKLPPPEFSFSSSPVERIERFRSSVRSEPRSPVERLKDTVSKMCLYTGSPRGSESTSPQPSPKKRSSFPSISDIALEKVKSGAIEKVGFGQCESSSALDVNLLTDGDKSCDRREEEEQMDRSNTDALCIGNKTRHEETQDSKQRDIADSDEGKAKAAGLDSKTRGVRTSVSEETVIKTRFLSRQLELGFCSAHSDSSTAHLKPAAFAAHDLIYPQRADGKQRAPSCSRDRNVNASSLICSETEHAVRSHPGLRAQRASEYDEDSYSDVTRSLPVLASNDAFASCCITVASSSPNAPDPNRVSTAQMCEESFDEERHRYLLNPSSYQGRGNTAANLQQANSFELEEVQSAGEAVRADTDSMQSDSSGYADE from the exons ATGGAGAGCCCATCATCCTCAGTGAGGCGGCGAGCCTGGATCAACAGCAGCCGACAGTGGCACTCCCCCGAGGAGCTGGACCCAGAAGAACCGCTATGCAGCCTCCCCTCTGCCTCCATAGCAGACGACGATGTTTTCTCTGACG GTTGCACCACAGGAAAGATTGAGAACTGGCTCCTGGGGTGTGG GTCAGAGGAATGTTCAGCAAACTCTG AGCCAACGCTGAAAGCCAACCACTCTGAAGAGGAGCTGAGTCTGGGTGCTGAtg CTTCCGTTATAAACGTTCGAGAAGATGAGCCTGCAACTGGGTGAGTGGAAGCT TTCAACAACATGAAACTTCTCActaaaaatgtgtgtttctgatctGCGCATGCATTTGAACTCTTCAAATGTTTCGTCTGCAGTACATCTCACCAGGCGCTATGCTTCCCGTCAGTGAACTTGGGCCACAGTATGGCCTCCagctgcccctcctcctccacctgtacCTCTGCATCTAG TTTATTAGAGGTTCTGCAGCTGCACTCGGAGGATGCAGAGGAGCGGCTGTATGAGCTGGGGTTTGGCTGCGATGAGCCACAGGTCACTGTTCGTGTTCCTCCTCGTTTCTTCACCTTCCCATCTCTGGCTCGGGGCATCAACTTCCGCCTCTTCCTGGACTCCCAGCTGCAGCGAATTCGAGAGGAAGACCCCAGTCTCTCTCTTGCAA GTCGTTTTAGGCAAGTGCAAGTGCTCACAGCAATGGCCAACGCTTTCTACTCCCTCTACTCCCACGTGACACGCACTCCTCTGCAGAAGCTGCCTCCACCAGAGTTTTCCTTCTCCTCGTCTCCTGTGGAGAGGATTGAACGCTTCAGGAGCAGCGTCCGCAGCGAGCCACGGTCTCCGGTGGAGAGGCTGAAAGACACCGTCTCCAAGATGTGTTTGTACACAGGCTCGCCACGCGGGTCCGAGTCCACCTCTCCACAGCCCTCACCCAAAAAAAGATCCAGCTTCCCCAGTATTTCGGATATAGCGTTAGAGAAAGTGAAGTCTGGGGCGATAGAGAAAGTGGGTTTTGGGCAATGCGAGAGTAGTTCAGCTCTGGATGTGAACCTGCTCACGGATGGTGACAAATCCTGTGACAGgcgagaagaggaggaacaaaTGGATCGATCCAACACGGATGCTCTTTGCATTGGAAATAAAACGCGTCATGAGGAGACACAGGACAGTAAACAAAGAGATATTGCTGACTCAGATGAAGGCAAAGCCAAAGCAGCAGGCCTCGACAGCAAGACTCGCGGTGTAAGAACATCAGTATCAGAAGAAACTGTGATCAAAACAAGGTTTCTTTCACGTCAGCTCGAGCTGGGCTTCTGTTCAGCTCACAGTGACTCAAGTACTGCTCACCTGAAACCAGCAGCCTTTGCTGCACACGATCTAATCTACCCACAGAGAGCTGACGGCAAGCAGCGAGCGCCTTCCTGCAGCCGTGACCGGAACGTTAACGCTTCATCTCTTATCTGCTCTGAGACGGAACACGCAGTTCGATCACATCCTGGGCTGCGTGCTCAAAGAGCATCCGAGTATGATGAGGACTCATACTCAGATGTAACCAGATCGCTTCCTGTTCTGGCTTCCAATGATGCCTTCGCCTCCTGCTGCATCACTGTGGCTTCCTCTTCCCCGAATGCACCAGATCCTAATCGTGTTTCAACTGCCCAAATGTGTGAGGAGTCCTTTGACGAGGAGAGACACCGGTACCTGCTGAATCCATCATCATATCAGGGGCGGGGGAACACCGCCGCTAACCTTCAGCAGGCTAACTCCTTTGAGCTGGAGGAG gTGCAGAGTGCAG GTGAGGCGGTCCGGGCTGACACTGACAGCATGCAGTCAGACAGCAGCGGCTATGCAGATGAATAA
- the LOC137914737 gene encoding cell division cycle-associated protein 7-like, giving the protein MDHVTGEPALALADVFAEDSENERTFYGFSDNEINELCDDNSSFGHEDEVQLGLSSKEQKTSPKSCCGARTFKLRVVLRQSSFLRQSTDDDEAEEEEQRMKERHLKREDDTNGGNKMRCVTFEDEHEERGSDPGDDVAGSFVAKREQNIKANKAMLAQLMADLQKMPGGAGFLEKQTAKPRTKESGSRPPRSSAAGREIRRNPERMSRRQTRSMGGGVTPSKEEELELSLEEELLEVRRAPLRHGAPRPNQSKPHLVRPVEDVTQEEIELVADNMTDKVYNRVTGSTCHQCRQKTVDTKTCCRSQECRGIQGQFCGPCLRNRYGEDVRTALLDPEWRCPPCRGICNCSFCRQREGRCPTGILFPLAQYHGFSDVHSYLSSLRNKLEDNDGEM; this is encoded by the exons ATGGACCACGTCACAGGAGAGCCGGCTTTGGCGTTAGCCGATGTGTTTGCAGAGGACTCTGAAAATGAGCGAACATTTTACGGATTTTCTGACAATGAAATCAACGAACTCTGCGATGAT AACTCAAGTTTTGGACATGAAGATGAAGTCCAGCTTGGCCTTTCTTCTAAGGAGCAGAAAACCAGCCCCAAATCATGTTGTGGTGCCCGCACCTTCAAACTCAGGGTGGTTCTTCGACAGTCTTCCTTTCTCCGACAGtccactgatgatgatgaggcagaggaagaagaacagagGATGAAAGAGAGGCATCTGAAGAGGGAAGATGACACCAATGGTGGAAATAAGATGAGATGTGTTACATTTGAAGATGAGCATGAGGAGCGTGGATCTGACCCCGGAGACGACGTTGCCGGTTCTTTCGTGGCCAAGAGAGAACAAAACATTAAGGCCAACAAAGCAATG TTGGCTCAGTTGATGGCAGACCTGCAGAAGATGCCAGGAGGTGCAGGGTTTCTGGAAAAGCAAACCGCAAAACCCAGGACAAAAGAGAGCGGTTCT CGTCCACCACGTTCTAGTGCAGCTGGACGAGAGATCAGGAGGAATCCGGAGCGGATGTCTCGCAGACAGACCCGCTCCATGGGAGGAGGTGTCACTCCATCAAAGGAGGAAGAACTGGAGCTCAgcttggaggaggagctgctggag GTACGCCGAGCGCCTCTGCGCCATGGTGCACCGCGACCGAATCAGAGCAAACCTCATCTTGTCCGTCCTGTGGAAGATGTCACACAGGAGGAGATTGAGCTGGTCGCAGACAACATGACTGATAAAGTCTACAACAGAGTCACA GGGTCCACGTGTCATCAGTGCCGTCAGAAAACCGTCGACACCAAGACGTGCTGTCGCAGTCAGGAGTGTCGGGGGATTCAGGGTCAGTTCTGCGGACCGTGTCTGAGGAACAGATATGGAGAGGACGTCAGGACGGCGCTGCTTGATCCG GAGTGGAGGTGCCCTCCCTGTCGTGGCATTTGCAATTGCAGCTTCTGCCGCCAGCGTGAGGGGCGCTGCCCGACCGGTATTCTGTTCCCTCTGGCTCAGTACCATGGCTTCTCTGATGTCCACTCCTACCTCAGCAG CCTCCGTAACAAACTGGAGGACAATGACGGAGAGATGTGA
- the LOC137914736 gene encoding transcription factor Sp7-like, with protein sequence MAASILEEDPRYGSSPLAMLTATCNKFGSTSPIGDSATPGKTGSTAPIKKPYNMTSDLQTAKNGRTADGSGLADSYTGSFTAAGGGGSGLLTPSGSPPHSAGGYATEYNPFSHSFQTSASQDPSLLVSKAHATADCLTSVYTSLDMTHPYGSWYKAGIHPGITAAPANATSSWWDVHPNSNWLSATQPQADGGLQASLQPVAPQASLSPQLPSYTTDFTPLNPAPYPSVGLGSSSHLLQSSQHMLPQEMYKPKPVPSAGLIESPMGLKPARGSGGYNGGAPTRSSCDCPNCQELERLGASAASLRKKPVHSCHIPGCGKVYGKASHLKAHLRWHTGERPFVCNWLFCGKRFTRSDELERHVRTHTREKKFTCLLCNKRFTRSDHLSKHQKTHADAAMPGKAVDGEADPRSEEAAELNASTVPTNPGAEQIANGDDKTGTPNGVENSSGLLEI encoded by the exons ATGGCCGCATCTATTCTGGAG GAAGACCCGCGTTATGGCTCCAGTCCTCTGGCTATGTTAACCGCTACCTGCAATAAGTTTGGCAGCACTAGCCCCATCGGGGATTCAGCTACACCTGGGAAAACCGGCAGCACTGCTCCAATAAAGAAGCCCTAcaacatgacctctgaccttcagaCAGCGAAGAACGGACGGACCGCAGACGGCAGTGGCCTGGCGGACTCCTACACTGGCTCCTTcactgcagctggaggaggaggcagtggGCTGCTTACCCCGAGTGGAAGCCCCCCTCATTCTGCTGGAGGCTACGCTACAGAATATAATCCCTTCTCCCACTCCTTCCAGACCTCCGCCTCCCAGGACCCGTCTCTTTTGGTGTCCAAGGCTCATGCCACGGCCGACTGCCTCACCAGTGTCTACACCTCGCTGGATATGACGCACCCCTATGGATCCTGGTATAAAGCTGGCATTCACCCAGGCATTACTGCTGCCCCGGCCAATGCCACGTCCTCCTGGTGGGATGTCCATCCCAACTCCAACTGGCTGTCAGCCACCCAGCCCCAGGCAGATGGAGGTCTCCAGGCCTCCCTGCAGCCTGTGGCGCCACAGGCCTCCCTGAGCCCACAGCTGCCCAGTTACACCACCGACTTCACGCCACTCAACCCAGCTCCTTACCCTTCTGTGGGGCTGGGCTCCTCCTCGCACCTCCTCCAGTCCTCCCAGCATATGCTGCCCCAGGAGATGTACAAGCCCAAGCCTGTGCCGAGCGCGGGGTTGATTGAGAGTCCCATGGGCCTGAAACCTGCTAGGGGATCAGGGGGCTACAACGGTGGTGCCcccaccaggtcctcatgtGACTGCCCCAACTGCCAGGAGTTGGAGAGGCTTGGGGCCTCAGCTGCATCCCTGAGAAAGAAGCCGGTCCACAGCTGCCACATCCCAGGCTGTGGGAAGGTCTACGGCAAGGCGTCCCACCTCAAAGCCCACCTGCGCTGGCACACCGGCGAGCGGCCCTTCGTCTGCAACTGGCTGTTCTGCGGGAAACGCTTCACCCGCTCAGATGAACTGGAGCGGcacgtgcgcacgcacacgcggGAGAAGAAGTTCACCTGTCTACTGTGCAACAAGCGTTTCACACGCAGCGACCACCTCTCCAAGCACCAGAAGACCCACGCAGACGCTGCAATGCCAGGGAAGGCTGTGGACGGAGAGGCCGATCCCCGGAGCGAAGAGGCAGCAGAGCTCAACGCCAGCACCGTGCCCACCAATCCCGGCGCCGAGCAAATCGCCAACGGAGATGACAAGACTGGCACGCCCAATGGAGTGGAGAACAGCAGTGGGCTGCTGGAGAtctga
- the LOC137914733 gene encoding RISC-loading complex subunit tarbp2 gives MNDETAPDSWKRNSGCSSIEQMLAVNPGKTPISLLQEYGTRIGKTPVYDLLKAEGQAHQPNFTFRVSVGEISCTGQGPSKKAAKHKAAEAALKMLKGGFGSPAGVVVGVEEFIGVDVTTDEDGSPSEMKTSGTSQQSECNPVGALQELVVQKGWRLPEYTVTQESGPAHRKEFTMTCRVERFVEIGSGTSKKLAKRNAAAKMLSRIHDVPVDLRTSNDADVEDDTFNLNIGSRVELGKSKGFSCTWDSLRNSVGEKILQLRSHPLGMPADCSFCSLLSDLSVEQRFDVSYLDLAERSLSGLCQCLVELSTQPITVCHGFAPNVDAARANAAHNALQYLKIMAGGK, from the exons ATGAACGACGAGACAGCACCGGACAGCTGGAAGAGAAACTCCGGGTGCTCCAG TATTGAGCAAATGCTGGCTGTGAATCCCGGAAAGACGCCCATCAGTCTGCTGCAGGAGTATGGAACGCGGATAGGCAAGACCCCAGTGTACGACCTTCTGAAGGCCGAGGGACAGGCCCACCAGCCCAACTTCACGTTCCGTGTCTCCGTTGGGGAGATCAGCTGCACCGGTCAAGGGCCCAGCAAGAAGGCAGCCAAGCACAAAGCAGCTGAGGCTGCTCTGAAGATGCTCAAGGGAGGCTTTGGAAGTCCCGCCGGAGTTGTTGTTGGAGTAGAGGAGTTTATTGGGGTAGACGTGACAACGGATGAAGACGG CTCTCCGTCAGAAATGAAGACCTCGGGCACCTCTCAGCAGTCTGAATGCAACCCTGTAGGAGCTCTGCAG GAATTGGTGGTGCAGAAAGGATGGCGTTTGCCAGAGTACACAGTCACCCAGGAGTCAGGCCCAGCGCATCGCAAAGAGTTCACCATGACCTGCAGAGTGGAGAGATTTGTTGAGATTG GAAGTGGAACATCCAAGAAGCTAGCAAAAAGGAATGCAGCAGCTAAAATGTTATCACGTATCCACGACGTCCCAGTAGACCTGAGGACCAGCAACGACGCTGACGTAGAAGATGACACCTTCAATTTG aacatAGGCAGCCGGGTGGAGTTGGGGAAAAGTAAAGGCTTCAGCTGTACGTGGGACTCGCTGCGTAACTCTGTTGGGGAGAAGATCCTCCAGCTCCGCAGCCACCCTCTGGGCATGCCCGCTGACTGCAGCTTCTGCTCTCTGCTCAGTGACCTGTCTGTGGAGCAGCGCTTTGACGTCAGCTACCTGGATCTAG CGGAGCGCAGCCTGAGTGGCCTTTGCCAGTGTCTGGTGGAGCTATCcacgcagccaatcacagtgtGCCATGGCTTCGCCCCAAACGTCGACGCCGCTCGAGCCAACGCTgcccacaatgcactgcagtACCTAAAAATCATGGCTGGGgggaagtga